One Gossypium hirsutum isolate 1008001.06 chromosome A08, Gossypium_hirsutum_v2.1, whole genome shotgun sequence genomic window, tatattaaaaaaattattcttaaatAACAATAAGATTGGtacaacttaacaaacaaatgtctctaaaatagtagtaaaattaataataaaataagagttatacaatattctaacagtaacaacaaaatagtagtaatataatagccAAATGGCAACAAACAACAATGATAAAAAATTTAGACAAATTTAGGTCGGGTTGAGCTGGGCCATAAATATCTTACTCAAGGCCCAATCGGTTTAGAAAATGgggcttatttttgtccaaatctatttttcgtgcctatatttttatccaaaaacttTTACTTTTCAGACGGGTCTTCGAATCTGAACGGGTGACCCGGCACATTATGAGTCCTACTCAAATTACATTTATAATCATTTAACTAAACATACCCAAAGAAAGCTTGGGTATTTATGGAGCAACAACGAGGCCCAGCCATAATTAGGCTACCAACCAACAGCTAAAAGTAAATGGGCTGACTACCATAGATCATCTTATTTTATGGCCCAAATTATATTTGAGGCCATTTATTCGTATAAATGAGTTAAAAAAACTGCATCGGTTTCATCCTCCATCAAACTGGTATTTTATATGGTAGAGAACAGTAAACAAAAACGGCGGCGTATCGAAGATGCATACGTGGACGCGTCTTCTTCCAACGAATTACATTCGATCACCTTCTTCAACCCAAAACCAAACTACTATCTCCCTCTCTTACCTGTTGCTCGTCGCTTATCGCATCTCAGCCCTACAAGTTTTTTTGGGTTACCTATTAtgaagttaaataaaaaataaatagatattaaTAACCCCACTAGTATAAATTGATTTACTTGTATAAAGCCCAATACTTGCTTTTGtgttttttacttagttttttgCACTTAAATCTCTTTTGATGGCAGATGCTATTCGATTATTATCATCGCCGTCGTCTTCTTTAATTCATTCGCTGCGCTTCTCTTCGCCTTCACTGCTCACCACTTTCCACTTCGCTTCGAATTATCCACTATCGTCTCTTGGACCAACCAATCAGAATTCGGATAAGattttttcttattcttcttctaTTGGTCTTGCTCCGCTTGCTCTGATTCCCAGAAAACCATCGCTCTCTTTCAAGGTACAATATCCTTCTGTTTTctgattttgaattttatttcaattctttAGCTAAAAACAGGAGTACCCTTTTTCTTAAAATTGTTTCCTTGGCTATTTTCTTTGGTAATGATGGCCTTATTATTTATCGAAGTTCTTTGCTTGTggaatattatatttgaattaggCATCTTTAGATTCCATTTCAAGCTGAATTTGGATACTTGGCGTAAAGGTTTTAGCTTTCAGAAATATACTAGTTTAAAAGGTGAAGTTCTCTAGTAATGGCTTTGTGTTGATTTGCTGATTCTTTGGTATTTCTAGCTGCCGATTCCAGGTCAACCATAGAACTGGAAACAGTATACTTTTGGTAACGCAAAATTTTCTGATTATATGGCACTTGTCACTTATCAGGGGTTTCTAGTGATGATTTCAATTGAGTTTCAATGGCCAAAAGACAAATAGATAAAGCTATGTTGAGTTTTAGCTAGCGAAAATGAGCAACCTTTAAGTCTTCCTGCTATATACCAGTTTCTCACGCTTGCTTTAAATACCTTTTATTTTAGTTGTAGCTTTAGATACCAAGTTTGTTCTACATCACTTTTTGGATGTTGTAGGCTTGGGGATTAATACCCTCCTCCTTATTCCACTGCAATTTGCTTGACTGGCAACTTGTTTCTCTCTGGCATGAGGTTCTTTTGTACTACGGATGCATCATTTTCTCTGAAAACCCATGCTGATGTATTCAAGTCTCGGTGGTTGCAATGTTATCAATGGCATTCACTTCTTTTAATAGTGGTGGTGTCTTTCCTATCGAATATGGATGAATAAAGTAACCTGTTAATCACCATGTTCTTAGAACATTTTGGTATTGCTGTATCGTTTTGAAGAAAACAAGTTTGATCAATTTTCCGCTTTGGGAGACAATGGTATTAACCATGTTTCTTTGCTTCAGGTGCATGCAACAGTCGAAGAAACTGAGCAGCCAAAATGGTGGGAAAGGAATGCGGGACCAAATATGATTGATATTCATTCTACAAAAGAATTTATCAGTGCCTTAAGTGAAGCTGGGGATAGATTAGTTATTGTAGAATTTTATGGAACTTGGTGTGCTTCCTGCAGAGCATTATTTCCCAAGGTAAGTCACTTCACTTTTTCATGGTTGTTGTAATATTCCGGTAGGCATATAATTTTATGAtcaagtatcatgattgaaaaaAAAGTATGCTTTTGATTATCACTCCTAGAGGAGGAATTACTAGAAAAACATAGTACAATTCATGTCTTTTAGAGGTCAGAATGTCGCTTTGATGTCAGTGCTGTAAGTATAAAATGGAGCCTGCAGGATACTAGTTGacgaaatgaagaaaagaaaaagaaattcaaagaatTATGTTCCTGCACAAAGTATGTTTTCATGTTGGTGTGCTGGAATTTCACAATTGCTTCATTAATTTGGCCAGAATATAGGATATGAGAATAAGGTTTTCACCATGCGAAAACTAAGGCACGGTGCCTAAGAGCATTTTTTTCTCCATTCTTTCTTCTTATGTCAGCTCTGCAGAACGGCGCAAGAACATCCGGAAATTATATTCCTCAAAGTAAATTTTGATGAGAATAAACCTATGTGTAAAAGTTTGAATGTTAAGGTGCTTCCTTATTTCCACTTCTATCGCGGAGCAGACGGACAGCTAGAGTCCTTTTCTTGTTCACTTGCTAAGGTGAGCCATTTCCGCTTTCCTTTTTGTTGATCTCGGTGTTTTGACCATAGAATTTATTTCTAAATGATTGCTTGGAAAAGGCCTAAATGTGTACATGTTGTTCATACAAATGTGCATCGTTTATATTATCTCTTGTTAGCATAATACTATGAAGAAACacctaataaatatcaaatataaatccCCTTCTTCTTACTTAATCTGGATGTTCTGAAAATGATGTACAGTTTCAGAAAATAAAAGATGCCATTGAAATGCACAATACAGCTCGATGCAGCATCGGTCCACCCAAGGGAGTTGGAGATCTTAATCTCGAATCTGTCTCTGCTCCGAAAAACGACAAGCCAACTGGTTCAAGTTAAACATGGTGGGGCTAAACCAATTTGTCTATGAACACGCACCAAGTGAAAATTCCTTTGTAAGCCATTTACAAATATTTGCAAACTAACATTTtcatgtaaaaagaaaaagaaaagttgatggGAACTCATTGTTGGGATGCATTCTTTGTCTTGTAATGCATGTAAAGTTTAAAGCTTGAATTCTAAATTT contains:
- the LOC107896781 gene encoding thioredoxin-like 2, chloroplastic isoform X2 translates to MNKVHATVEETEQPKWWERNAGPNMIDIHSTKEFISALSEAGDRLVIVEFYGTWCASCRALFPKLCRTAQEHPEIIFLKVNFDENKPMCKSLNVKVLPYFHFYRGADGQLESFSCSLAKFQKIKDAIEMHNTARCSIGPPKGVGDLNLESVSAPKNDKPTGSS
- the LOC107896781 gene encoding thioredoxin-like 2, chloroplastic isoform X1, yielding MADAIRLLSSPSSSLIHSLRFSSPSLLTTFHFASNYPLSSLGPTNQNSDKIFSYSSSIGLAPLALIPRKPSLSFKVHATVEETEQPKWWERNAGPNMIDIHSTKEFISALSEAGDRLVIVEFYGTWCASCRALFPKLCRTAQEHPEIIFLKVNFDENKPMCKSLNVKVLPYFHFYRGADGQLESFSCSLAKFQKIKDAIEMHNTARCSIGPPKGVGDLNLESVSAPKNDKPTGSS